The genomic region GTCGGCGGGCTACCGCGCGTTCGTCGACAACCAGGAGACGGTCTGCGCCGGCGCCATCGCCGGCGGCTCCATCATCGGCCTGGTCCTCATCCTCCTGGAGACCCTCGTCCTGAAGTGAGCGGAGCCATCTGGGCCGTCGCCTTATGCGCGGGGCTCGCGGCGGCCCAGGCGCCCGAGGACGCGCCGTTCGCGGCGCCGGCCGCCGCCGTCTCGTCGGCGCCGGCCGCGTCGATCTCCCCGGCTCCGGGCTACGCGATCTCGCCCGCGCCGGGCGCCGTCGTCCCGCCGCCGCTCAAGAACCCGCTCTCCGAGAAGGCGCGCTCGCTCTATTTCACGGCCGACACGCTGAAGTCGGCCGAGGCCTTCGAGGCCTCGGTGAAGGCCTCGTCCGCGGACTGGCGGGTGTGGGCCGACGGCGCGATCGCCTGGGCCGAGGCCGGGCGCCCCGATAAGGCGGCGGCCTGGCAGCGCCGCGCGGTCTCGATCCACGACCGGCCCGACACCCGGGCGGCGCTGGGCTGGGCGCTGCTGCGGGCGGCCCAGCCGGAGGCCGCCGACGCCGAGTTCGCCCGCGCGCTCGCCTCGGACCCGGTCTCCTCGCTCGCGCTGCTCGGCGCCGGGCGCGCGAAGCTGGCGCTGGGCAGGCCGCGCGAGGCGATCGCGCTGATGAGCAAGGCCTCGCCCGCCCATTCGCTCGCCGACTATTACCTCGGCATGGCGTACGAGAAGATCGGCGACGAGGAGTCCGCGGCCGAGGCCTTCAAGCGCGCCGTCGGGGCCGACAGCTACTTCTACGAGGGGCGCGCCGTCCTGTCGCGCAGCTACCTGAAGCTGCGCCGGTACAAGGACGCCTGGCGGCACCTCCAGAGGCTCGTCGAGGCCGACCCCGGCTCCAAGCTGGCGCGCGCCATGCTCGAGAAGGTCCGCCCGCTGCTCCCGCGCTCCGAGGGATCGCCGGCGCCGGCGCTCGGCCCCGCCCCCGCGCCGGAGGCGGCGCCGGTGCACGAGACCGAGCCCTGGGACGGCAAGGTGCCGGTGGTCCGCATCGGCGTCTCCTCGACCCAGATGGGGCGGCCGCGGCCGCGCCGCTCGGCGACCGTGCGCGGGAACGGCCCGTGGAAGGCCGTCGACCCGAAGACCGGCCGGGTCCTGCTCGCCGCCGAGGCGGGCGAGTCCTGGACCCTGCGGCTGATCCCGGCGAAGACGTCGAAGAAGAAGAAGGGCCGCTCGCGCCTGGAATTCCACTCCGCGGACGGGCGGGTCGCCGCCGTGCCGGGAGACGCCGCCCTGCTCAAGCCGCTGGAGCCCGCGACGTCCGCGCTGACCCTCGAGGACGACCCCGAGCACTCGCCGCGCGCGTTCCGGGGGGACCTCGAGCTGGCGCTGTTCGGCGGACGCCGGACCATCCGGGTCGTGAACATCATCGGCCTCGAGGACTACACCCACGGCGTGGTCTCCGCCGAGATGCCCCAGCGCGCGCCGTTCGAGGCCCTCAAGGCCCAGGCCGTCGTCGCCCGCACCCACGCCCTGTTCATCAAGACCGTCACCAGGCGCCACCGCAAGGAGGGCTACGACCTGTGCGACGAGCAGCATTGCCAGGTGTACGGCGGGCGCCGCGCCGAGACCGAGCGCACGCGCTCCGTCGTCGTCGACACGCGCGGCCGCGTCGCCGTCTACCAGGGGCGGCCCGCGCACGTGATCTACTCCTCGCATTGCGGCGGCCGCACGCAGAGCGGCAGAGACATCGGCTGGGGCGACGTGCCGTACTGGTCCAGCGTCGACGACTCGGCCGAGTATCAGGATCCGCCGGCGACGCCCCTCGAGCTGCGCCTCTTCCTGTCGGACTGGCCGAAAGGCTTCGACCGCCCGTCGGGCTACGTGCACCCGGCGCACGCGCGTTGGACCCGGGCGATCCCGGCGAAGGCCCTCGAGGAGAAGCTGAACCGGAAGTTCAAGATCGGGAAGCTGAAGGGTCTGCGCGTGCTCCGGCGCGTCCGCTCGGGACACGTCGAGAGCCTCTTGATCGTCGGCTCGAAGAGGAACAAGAGGCTCAGCGACGAGATGGACATCCGCAGCCTGCTCGGCGTCGGCTCCCTGCGCAGCACCCTGTTCGTGCTGGACACGGAGTACCGGAAGGAGGGAAAGATCCTGACGCCCGAGACCTTCGTCTTCCGAGGCGGCGGCTGGGGCCACGCGGTCGGCCTGTGCCAATCCGGCGCGATGGGACGGGCCGAGGCGGGCCAGAGCTACGAGACG from Elusimicrobiota bacterium harbors:
- a CDS encoding SpoIID/LytB domain-containing protein, which encodes MSGAIWAVALCAGLAAAQAPEDAPFAAPAAAVSSAPAASISPAPGYAISPAPGAVVPPPLKNPLSEKARSLYFTADTLKSAEAFEASVKASSADWRVWADGAIAWAEAGRPDKAAAWQRRAVSIHDRPDTRAALGWALLRAAQPEAADAEFARALASDPVSSLALLGAGRAKLALGRPREAIALMSKASPAHSLADYYLGMAYEKIGDEESAAEAFKRAVGADSYFYEGRAVLSRSYLKLRRYKDAWRHLQRLVEADPGSKLARAMLEKVRPLLPRSEGSPAPALGPAPAPEAAPVHETEPWDGKVPVVRIGVSSTQMGRPRPRRSATVRGNGPWKAVDPKTGRVLLAAEAGESWTLRLIPAKTSKKKKGRSRLEFHSADGRVAAVPGDAALLKPLEPATSALTLEDDPEHSPRAFRGDLELALFGGRRTIRVVNIIGLEDYTHGVVSAEMPQRAPFEALKAQAVVARTHALFIKTVTRRHRKEGYDLCDEQHCQVYGGRRAETERTRSVVVDTRGRVAVYQGRPAHVIYSSHCGGRTQSGRDIGWGDVPYWSSVDDSAEYQDPPATPLELRLFLSDWPKGFDRPSGYVHPAHARWTRAIPAKALEEKLNRKFKIGKLKGLRVLRRVRSGHVESLLIVGSKRNKRLSDEMDIRSLLGVGSLRSTLFVLDTEYRKEGKILTPETFVFRGGGWGHAVGLCQSGAMGRAEAGQSYETIVRAYFRGVEIGNLDY